A stretch of the Uranotaenia lowii strain MFRU-FL chromosome 3, ASM2978415v1, whole genome shotgun sequence genome encodes the following:
- the LOC129753624 gene encoding uncharacterized protein LOC129753624 yields the protein MSSGRKTRHDNGAVDDAPIRKKKKSSKLESVEKELEQIRSINKELVIELEKARESIRALQTSLKPVRDNDERDFSDGCIASSTQHPPTNADESRFLSSMNQISITSLAIGECKPSIEGEEITRQDFEIWKELLIDSLNLAGVTDEATKFTVFRVKAGPRLLNILRNTQCDTNSPDKTIYPFSNAIDTIHYNRQKCV from the exons ATGAGCTCTGGACGTAAAACCcgtcacgacaatggcgcagtagACGATGCTCCCATTAG aaagaagaagaagagtagCAAACTTGAATCGGTTGAAAAAGAGCTCGAACAAATCCGATCCATTAATAAGGAGTTGGTCATTGAGCTCGAGAAAGCTCGGGAATCGATTCGAGCGTTGCAAACTAGTTTGAAACCTGTTAGAGACAATGACGAAAGAGATTTTTCAGACGGATGTATTGCTTCTAGTACCCAACATCCGCCCACCAATGCAGACGAGTCCCGATTCCTCTCCTCAATGAACCAAATCTCAATAACATCGTTGGCTATTGGTGAATGTAAGCCGTCTATCGAAGGAGAAGAAATAACAAGACAAGATTTCGAAATTTGGAAAGAATTACTCATCGATTCTCTTAACTTGGCGGGAGTAACAGATGAAGCTACAAAATTCACAGTATTCCGTGTCAAGGCTGGTCCTCGATTGTTGAACATATTGAGAAACACACAATGTGATACAAACTCGCCGGATAAAACGATTTATCCATTTTCAAACGCTATAGATACTATACACTACAATCGCCAAAAGTGTGTTTAG